TGAAATAGGCGCGTGCCTCGATGGTGGCCAGGGTGAGGGTGCTGTTCATCTCTGCCGAAATGGTCCAGGCCGCAATCAGCAGAATGGAAATGGTCCACAGAATGCCCAGTACCAGGATGAAGCGCTGTGGGCTGGATTGGTCCAGCGAATTTATGCGCATATCGTCGCATGCCGGAATGTCAACGAACTTGAAATATATGCTACATCAGGGGTGGACATGGTTTTAGAGTCTTTAGTCTGTGCCAGCAGTAGATGATTCTGATATGGTTTGCTTCTTTTGACAAGCCAGAGTAACACTGACTAAACCGTGATGACATCAGACTTTCCAATACCTGTATTGGGTTTTGCAGCATTTTCCGGCAGCGGCAAGACCAGTTTGCTTGAAAGGCTGATTCCCCGATTGCGTCAACAGGGGTTGAGACTGGCATTGATCAAGCATTCCCATCATGACTTTGAGATGGATAAGCCGGGTAAGGACAGTGACCGGTTGCGCCGGGCAGGAGCGGGCCAGATACTCCTGGCGTCAAAATACCGTACCGCCTGGATACGTGAAGGTGATGGAGCTACGGAGCCGGATCTTGGGGAGCTGTTGTCCCGTCTTGATATTCGTGGGTTGGATCTGGTGCTGGTCGAGGGGTTTCGTGATGAACCCATTGCCAAGATGGAGATTCATCGCCCGACCCTGGGCAAACCCCTGTTATGCCGCGAGGACAGCAGGATTATTGCCCTGGCTTGCGATGAGCCCCCCGGGCAGGAAGTTGCAGTGCCTGTGTTGGCCCTGAATGATCCTGATTCCATCGCCCGTTTTGTCCTTTCCTGGCTGGTGGATTCTCAGAGAGAATGATTCCGCCCGAGGCAGGCTTTCGCCTGATTCACCAATCCCAATGTTATACCGCAGAGGATTTCTCCCGGTTGCAGGAACCGTTGCGTCATTGCCTGCAGGCATTGGGGCTCAAACCGGGAATGACGCTGGTTTGCCGGTTCCGGGACCGATTCCTGTACGCACAGCTGCTGTTCCTGTTACCTCGCATGGGCTGCCTGTTCTTGCCCCTTGACCCCGACCTGCCTTCCGCCATCAGCGGGAAGCTGCTGAATGCTGCCGGTGAACATATCCTTTTGCAGGATGGGGCGGCTTTGAGGAATCCTGACCACAAATGCCATGGCAGCGTAGCTGAGCAGCCTCTGGAATCCGGGGCTCCCTGCCTGTTGTTGGCGACCAGTGGCACCACAGGCCGGCCCCGTCTCGTGGAGCTGACCGGAGATGCACTGCAGCACAGCGCTCGGGCCGCCTGTGATTTCCTGCAGTTGGAGCAGGGGGACCGTTGGCTGGCCTGCCTTCCCCTGCATCATATTGGTGGTCTGAGCGTGTTGCTGCGCTGCGCCTGGCGTGGCGCCACGGCGGTTCTGGCCGATGGTTTTTCACCCCGGCATGTCCTTCAGCAATTGTACGAATACCGGATCACCCATGTGTCCCTGGTGCCGACCATGTTGTACCGATTGCTCGAACAAAAGACCCGTCCTCCCGACTCCCTGCGAGTGGTGCTGCTGGGCGGGGCATCGTCCAGCCAGTCCCTGGTTGATGAGGCCATGCAGAAGGATTGGCCGGTGTGTCCCAGTTACGGATTGACGGAAGCGGCTTCCCAGGTGGCCACGGTGTATCCGCCGAAGCCGGGCTGGCAGGAGGGGGAGGCGGGTATGCCTCTGCCACACATGGAACTGGAAGTGCAGGAGCAAACCGGTGCCATCCGTATTCGTGGTCCTTCCGTGGCTTGTTGTTACCGACAGGAAACGGGGGCGCGTTTTCCCCTTCTGGACGCTGATGACTGGCTGGATACGGGGGATGTCGGCTGGCTGGATGATGCGAGTGGTTTGCATGTTGTTGGCAGACGGGATGATATGCTCATCAGTGGCGGGGAGAATATTCATCCTGCCATTGTGGAAGGGGTTTTCTCCGAATGCCCCGGGGTGGGACAGGTGGCTGTCACGGCTCTGAATGATGCCTGTTGGGGGGATGCCCTGGTGCTGTTGTATCAGGGAACGGCTTTGCCCGAAACCGTGAAGCGCTGGGCCAGAGAACGCCTCCGGGCCGGGTTTCTTCCCCGGTATATGCTTCCGGTGGATGAATTGCCGCGAAATGCCCTGGGCAAACTGCTGCGTTCAGAGTTGAAGCAAATTGCCCGGGAGCGGCTTCAATCGGTCAAAGCCTGAAGTTTCTCTCTCAGGCCGGGGGGCAGAGGCAGGCTTCCATGCCGCTTGCGGTCGATGAATACGTGGCGGGTGGTGGCGCTGGCGCACAGCTGTTCTTTCTTCAGAAACCGGTAGTGGAATCCCATGGAGCTGTTGCCCGGCGGCAGAGCGTGTATCCGGATTTCGATTTCGTCATCCAGTTCCATGGGCAGGTGGAAATCCGCTTCTGCATGCACCAGGGGCACCAGGCAGACGCCTTCCTGTAGCAAACCCTTGAGATCCTGGCCCAGTTCCCGCATCAGGGCACTGTAGGCATCGTGGGCATGGCTGAACAGGTGGGCATGGAACATCAGGCCGGCGGCGTCGACTTCATGGAAGGGAACCCTGAACAGGTAACGATATGCGCTCATGTATGCCAAGCCCCGGGATACTGGAAAGATGAAGGCATCCTGCCTCAATGACAGGGGGGCTGGCAACATCCTTTTGCAGCCAGCTGCTGGTGGCCAGGCCATGCGCCAATCCTGGATTCAGGCTGTCTACTGCCGCGGCCAGCTGACAGGCGGCGTGTACGCCAATGGCGGATTCCAGTGTGGTTGTTACCACGCACTGCTTGCCGACCACCCGGGCGCGTTCCGCCATCTTGAAACCAGACCTGATACCACCCAATACCGTGGGTTTGAGCACCAATCGTCGGATGTTGCTGTCCAGTACTTCCTGGAAGTGCAAATGCCCGAGAGATTCGTCCAGGGCAAGGGGTACCGGGGTTTGTTCCTGCAACCGGGACAGGGCTTCGAGGCTTCCCGTCTGCAGGGGCTCTTCCAGTGATTCTATGGGTAAACCTTCCAGGCCGTTGATGAAGCGCCGGGCAGTGTCGTAGTCCCAGGCGCCATTGGCATCCAGACGCAGGCGCATTCCCGGCTGAAGGCGGCTGCTGAGTTGCCGCAGGCAGAGTATCTCCTCTTCCATCGGGCGGTGACCGGCCTTGATTTTGACAATATGGAAGCCTTGAGCAACAGCAGTATCCAATTCATCGAGACAGGCTGTACCGCTTATGCTGTTGGCTTCTATGCAGTTGCTGGCCCCAGGGCTGAGAAGAAATCTCAGGGGCTTGCCGATTTCCTGAGCTAGGATATCCAGGGCGGCGCATTCAAGGGCATGGCTGGCAGCAGGGAAGTTGGCGCGGCACCGTGCCGCTTCGTTCAACAGGCTATCCGGGTCCGGGAATTTCTTTCGGGTCCACTGTTCCAGTATGGCCTGGGTTTCCTGCGCTGACTCCGTGCCGCTGCCCGCTAGTGGCGCACAGTCGCCCAGGCCTCGAAGTGGTCCTCTTCCGGCCTGTAGTATCCACCCATGCCGGATCGGCAGCTGGCCCTGCCGGCGCCCAGGCCAGTCGGCGATCAAAGGCAGTGCGTAGTGCTGGTGATGGATTGGGATGTTCATTGTTTGGGTAGATTCGAAAATTCCGTTATTGTTTTTGATTTATGTCAAACCAAGACTGTGTGAAATGACACACACTACCTCTGTCCGTTTAATCGGCATCCTGCCAGTTTGTGGCGGGCCAACTTTATTGAGTGATCGGGGGTGATGTTTTGCCCCTGTTATCAGTCGTTTATAAGGTAGTTACCAGAAGGAGAATACCATGAAAATACGCAAGCCTATGCTTGCCTCCCTTATCGCTTTGACGGTGGGACTGACAGCTGGAGGCCAGGCCTGGTCTCAGGATACGTTGAAAGACGTGATGAAGAAGCGCGGTCTGACCGAAAAAGATATATTGGCGGCAGCGAAAACCTATACCCCGACCGGTGGTCGTGACGAGTACCTCGCATTCAGTTCTGGCGGTCAGAGCGGTCAGGTCATCGTGTATGGCGTTCCGTCCATGCGCATTCTCAAGTACATCGGCGTGTTTACTCCTGAACCCTGGCAGGGTTATGGTTTCGACGACGAATCCAAGGAAGTGCTGGCCCAGGGCCGCATCGAGGGTAAGGATATCGTTTATGGTGATACCCACCACCCCGCCTTTTCCGAGACCAAGGGTGATTACAATGGTAAATACCTGTTTATCAATGACAAGGCCAACCCGCGTATTGCTGTTATCGATCTGAAGGACTTTGAGACCAAGCAGATCGTGGTCAACCCCCTGTTCCGTTCCGAGCACGGTGGCGCTTTTGTTACGCCCAATACGGAATATGTCATGGAAGCCACTCAGTATGCTCACCCCTACAAGGGTAGCGGATTCGTACCTCTTTCGGATTTCAATGAGAAATACCGCGGGGGTCTGACTTACTGGAAGTTCAACATGGAAAAGGGCAAGATCGAGCCCGAAAATTCCTTCACCTTTGAACTGCCTCCCTACAGCCAGGATCTGTCTGATGCGGGCAAGGGGCCTACTTACGGTTGGGGCTTCACCAACTCCTTCTGCTCCGAGCGTTATGTAGGTGGCATCGAGAAAGGCCGTCCCCCCTTCGAGGCGGGCTGTTCCTCCAAAGATACCGACTTCATGCATTTGACCAACTGGAAGAAAGCTTCCGAACTGGTCAAGGCCGGCAAGATCGGCAAGAAAGTCAACGGCATGACCCTCATTTCTATGAAGGAAGCCGTGGCCAACAACCTGCTGTATCTGATTCCCGAGCCCAAGTCACCCCATGGTGTTGACGTGGTTCCTACCGGTGACAAGATCGTTGTATCGGGCAAACTGGACAGCCACACTTGGGTATATGACTGGAAGAAGATCCAAAAAGTCATGAAGAACAAGAAGTTCGAAGGCAAGGATCCTTATGGTATTCCCATCATTGCCTTGAAAGACGCGCTGGACAAATCAGTGGCTGTGGGTCTTGGCCCTCTGCACACCCAGTTCGATTCCAAGAAGTGCGTGGCTTACACTTCCATTTATGTGGACTCCATGATTACCAAGTGGGACTACTGTAAAGGTAAGGTGCTGGATCAGCTGCCTATTCACTATAACGTAGGCCACCTGGTGGCAATGGAAGGTGACTCAGTTTCCCCTGATGGCAAGTACCTGATCGCTCTGAACAAGCTGGCTATCGACCGTTTCAACCCGGTCGGTCCCCTGCATCCGCAGAACCACCAGCTCATCGATATCAGTGGCGACAAGATGCAACTGTTGTACGACATGCCTGTTCCTCTGGGCGAACCGCACTATGTTGTCGCCATCAAGGCAGACAAACTGAAGCCGGAGATTCGTTACAGATCCGGCTGGAACAGCCGCAAAGACGAGCGCTCTCCCTGGAAGACCCGTGCGGGCCGCGAAAAGATCGAGCGTACCTGTGACGCCAATGGCAAGTGCACCGTCAATGTATATGGCACCGCGATCCGGTCTCACCTGACTCCGGAGATCATCGAAGTTACTGAAGGTGATACCGTTTCCATCCACGTTACCAACCTGGAACGCGCCGAGGACGAGGTTCACGGTTACGCCATGTACGGTCATAACGTCCAGCTGTCCATCGAGCCGGGCAAGACCGCAAGTACGACCTTCGTTGCTGACAAGGCTGGTGTTTATCCTTACTACTGCACCGAGTTCTGCTCCGCGCTCCATCTGGAGATGCAGGGTTATCTCCTGGTTCAGCCCAAGGGATACAAGGCCAAGTCTGGTGGTCTGAAAGCCGGCACCAACTACACTGAAGCTGATTACAAGAAGCAGGTAAAGACCAACATCGATACCCAGGCGGTAATCAACCAGGTCGTTGGTTTCATCACCAGCCACAACTACAAGGACTTCCCGACCGTAGTTGCATTGGTTGAGGATGCTACCGACCAGCTGGGCTTCGCCAAGGAAGCCAAGGCCAAGGCCGAAGCAGCGGCTGCCAAGAAAGACTGGAACAACGCCATGCTTTGGGCGAACCAGTGGTGGCAGTATCAGGTCAAGACCGCAGACCTCGGTTTGCGCGCCAAGACCTATCTGGAAGAGCACGGCGCCAAGAAAGTCAAGTAAGGCGCTTTTCCCCGGCCCTGCCTTGATCAAAGGCAAGGTGTCGGGGAACTCATTCAGGCTGTAATATCGGGGGGTGAGTTTTCACCCCCTTCTTTCTTTCAGGAGAACATGTCGTTATGAAAAAACAATTTATCGTTGCCGTTACGGTTTCTGCGGTATTGGGCATTAGCGCCTTTGCCAGCAACGCTTCTGCTGCCAGCGGCAAGCGCCTGTTCATGACTTGCACCGCTTGTCATGGCAAGGATGGCAAAAGCCCCATCATGCCAGCCTATCCCAAGATTGCCGGTCAGAATAAGGAGTATGTGTTGCAGCAGGTCAAGGACATCATGTCCGGCAAGCGGGCCAATGGCCAGTCTATGGCTATGAAAGGCGTACTGGTCACTCCGACTGGTGAGCCGCGTTTCAGTGATGAGGATCTGAACGTGCTGGCGGACTATGTGTCCAAGCTGGCGCCCTGATCAGGATCGTCCGATGGCGACGGCCTGCATCTGCAGGCCGTTTTTGTTTTCAGCAATAAAAACATAGAAATAACATGTATAGAATCGTTCTGTTGTGGCTGTCAGTGCTGGCAGTAAGTCAGGCAACGGGTGAAGAGCGGGTGATACCGGATTTTGACCCGGATATTGGTGAAGAGATCATGGAAATCTGTGCCGGTTGTCATGGTGTTTATGCCCAGGGAACGCCTGATGGTGAGTATCCGCGATTGGCAGGTTTGAATCCGGCCTATCTGGAGCATGAGATCAAGCTGTTCAAGACCCGAAAACGCATCAATATCCCCATGATTCCCTATGCCAATGATCGGGAATTACCGCCGGATGACGTGAAGAATATCACCGCCTATGTTGCCAGCATCCGGTTGCCGCGCCACATGAGCAAATTGGACAAAACCAAGGAATTCGACCCCCTTGCCCGACTGGAAGAAAGCAAGAAAGTCACCAATATTCCTCATTATCCTGGTGATCCGGAAGCGGGGGGCAAGTTGTATCGTCAGGAATGCGCCAGCTGTCATGGGCGCAAGGGTGAAGGAAAATGGAAAAAGCAGGTGCCCATGCTGACGGGACAGCACAGCAACTATTTGTTGCGTCAGGTGGAAAAGATCAGAAAAGGCAAACGCTTCCATGATTCGGAAGATGATGCGGAACTGTTTCGCAGCTATACCAACGAGGAAATTGCCAATATTCTCGCCTGGTTGTCGTATCAGGATGACTGATTACCGAAAAACCACAGTAAATGTATCTATTTGTGGTCTAACGAATTGTTAGAGTTTGCACTTGATTTTCCTCAAGTGCAGGGTATGGTTGGAATGTTACTATTTCATGGTTTTTTAATAAGGGGTCAGGCCTGCATCTGGGTGGCGCCTGCCCACGGTCATTTTTTTGGAGACTTTTAGATATGAACAAACGTTTGATGGCGTCCATGCTGACTATTACTGCGGCCATGCTGGCCAGTGGCAGTGCCTTTTCCAATGAGTGGATGTCCAAGGGTGGCGAACGGGATGAAACCCTGAAACTGAAACCGAACCATGAAGATGGCATCGAAGTATTCGAGGTTTGCGCCGCCTGTCATTTGACTGAAGGTTGGGGTACGAAAGATGGCACTTTCCCTCAGATTGCCGGTCAGCATCAGACGGTGCTGGTCAAGCAGTTGACCGATATCCGTGAAGGCCATCGTGACAACCCCACCATGTATCCTTTTGCCAAGCCTGAGTCCATTGGTGGTCCCCAGGCCATGGAAGATGTTACCTATTATATCTCCACCCTGAAAATGAACCCGGATAACGGCAAGGGCGAGTGGGCGGAAGGTACTCCTGAATATGAACATGGCAAGCAATTGTTCAAGGACAATTGCGTGAAGTGCCATGGTGACAAGGGTCAGGGAAATGCCAAGAAATTCTATCCCAGGATCCAGGGCCAGCACTACAAGTACATGGTGCGCCAGTTCGAGTGGATTCGCGACGGCAAGCGTCGTAACGCCAATCCGGATATGGTCAAGCAGATCAAGGAATTCAGTAATGAAGACATGAAGCATGTGATCAATTACGTTTCCCGCATTCCTGTGCCCAAGGAAGATCTGGCGCCATCCAAGGATTATGTCAATCCCGATTACGATTGAGATAGCCCCTTAGCCCGGGCAAGCACCGGGCTGGTGTGGCATTTGGGGGGCTTCCTGACCGGAAGCCCCCAAACAGAAAAAAGCGATTCGTCGCTTTTTTCTGTTTGGGGCACGCCAAACCCTGAGTATTATGTGGCTGAAATTGCGAGAAATCATGGCCACTGGTGACAAATAGGCTTATTTTTGTCAGACCCGTTCTTCAACCCAACAGGTAAGTAATATCATGTCCAAGCGCGTAATCCTTTCCAACCTGCTGATACTTGCCAGTATTGCACTCTTGGCAGTCATCTATTTCGCTCCGGCCTGGTGGGTGTCATTGACTGCACCCAACTATCCCAAAGAAGCTTTCCCTGATGGGGTTCGCATTGAATTTCATATGAACGGGGTATTCAATGGCTGCAAAAAGGTAGACAAGAAGGAGATCGAGGAAAGTGAGGCTCTGGATTGTGTCCACGAGATGGATACCATCAACCATTATGTGGGCATGTATCCCATTGCTGCCGGTGGTGTTGTCGAGCGGGCTTTCTCTCCCTTTCTGATTGCGTTTCTGGCGGTGATGTTGCTGGGATTTGCCTGCACCAAGCCAAAGATCCGGGTACCTCTTATGGCGGTGGGTTTCAGTGCCATCGCTATCTGGATGTATATGACCTGGTATGGCAAGGATGGCCTCAAGTATCAGAATGCCGGCTATATTGAAGCTCTGGTGACTTCCATGGATCAGGACACTGATCGCGGCAGTGACCGCAATAAAAATGATGAGCTCATCGAACGTATGAAAAACGCCATTCCGGAAGACGTGGTTTCTGTAGAAGAGCAGAAAGACAGCAGTGATGAAATGGTCAAGAAACTGGCCGGATTGGGTGGTGCCCTGGTCAATGACAAGGATCTTGGCGTAACCCTGGATGATGTGGCGGAAAAAGGGGCTACTGGTGATGCAAAGACCGATAACATCGCTTTGCTCAAAGGCTCGTTCCTCATCGATCAGAAGAAAAAGCCAGCCAATGAGCGTGAGGAATGGGTCGGCAGCAACGCACAGATCATGCGCTGGCACTATGCCAAGAGCCTGGGACGCTATTTCAACAACCAGGAGGAAATCCGGCCCATGGTGAAGAAAATGACCATGGCTTCGCATATCGTATTCTGGGGCATTATTGCCGCAATGATCCTGCTGGTATGGGGGGCGAGAAAGAACAATGGCATCCTGTACTGGCTGTTGATCGCAGTTCCCATGGCGTTGCCGGTATTCTTCATTATCGAGTATTCCGCCTGGCTATGGTGGTACGGCCATAATCTGAATGCCATGGGTGCATTTACCGTCAAGCCCTTCATGCCTACGGTGTTTGGCCAGGGCAAGGTGGCGCAGTTCACCACTCATTCCTATCCGGATATTGGTTTTGGCCTGATGATGCTCATGGCTGCCCTGCTGGCAATTGCCGCCCTGCTGCGGATCAAGGACGCCCGGCAGCAGTGATGCGCCTGCGCATCTGGGGCTTGTTGTTTCTGCTCCTGCCCGCGGTTGGCACCGCGGGCTATCCTTCCCTGCAGGCCCTGGTGGACAAGACTCCGAAGGGCGGAACCCTGGTTCTGGAACCTGGTACCTATGCGGGGCGGGTGCTCATCACCAAGCCCCTGGTAATCGATGGCCGGAACAAGGCAACGGTGGATGCTGGCGGCAAGGGTTCAGTCATTGTCATCAAAAGTGATGGAGTGACGCTGAAGAATCTTCATCTGACCAACTCCGGTGAATCCACCAATGATCTGGATTCCGGTGTGCAGGTGCGCGGCAACTTCAACGTCATCAAGAACAACATCATAGACAATGTACTGTTCGGTGTGGATCTTCAGCAATCGCGCAACAATATCGTTAAGCGCAACCATATCCGTTCCAAGGACGAGTTCTCTCTGGGGCAGAAAGGGGACTCGGTGCGCCTTTGGTACAGCTTTGAGAACAAGGTGCTGGACAATGTAACGGATCATGTACGGGACATGGTAGTGTGGTATTCCGCGAATAATGTCATTTCAGGCAATCACACAACCAACAGCCGTTACTCCCTGCATTTCATGTACTCCCGTTATAACCTGGTGGAGAACAATGACTATGTCAACAATGCCGTGGGAATTTTCCTGATGTACAGTGACAGTGTCGTGGTGCGGAACAATCACATCGCGCACGCCGCAGGCCCCACAGGAATCGGCATTGGCTTCAAGGAAACTTCTGATCTCACCATCGAGGGCAACAAGATACTGTATTGCGCCAGTGGCTTGTACATCGATGTGTCCCCTTTTCAACCCGATACCACCAATCGCTTCAATGATAACCTGATTGCCTACAATGGTATTGGTATCCGCTTTCTCAATGACTGGCACAGCAATATCTTCAGAGACAACCGTTTCGTGGACAATCTGACCCAGATCGTGGTTTCGGGAGGTGGAAGCGCCAATCACAATGACTGGAAAGGCAACTATTGGAGTGACTATGAAGGTTTTGATCAGAATGGAGATGGTGTGGGCGACACTCCCTATGAACTCTATGCCTACGCAGATCGCCTGTGGCAAAACGAACCCTACGCGCAGTTTTTCAAGGGATCGCCCTTACTAGAGGTGTTGGACTTCCTGGAACGGCTGGCGCCTTTTTCCAAACCACGTCTGCTGGTGCGCGATAAAAAACCCTACCTGAGCTTACTGGCCATGAACGATCGGCCAGTACCTTCAAAGTCGGCGGCCAAGGCTGCGCCGACAGCGGAACAGGACCCTGCTGATCTGAGCAAGGCCCTGGACGCCCTGCGCAAGAGCCTGGAGAACTGATATGAGCAAGAAACCCCAAAAACGCCTCACGCCCAAGCAGAAGGAGCGCCGCAAGTTTTTGCGTTCCATTGCCTTGACGGTGGGGGTGAGCAGTGTTGCCCTGTTGGGCATGGTGCCGGTACTGGGCAAATGGGTGCAGCGTCTGCGTCCACCCGGCGCCCTCAGGGAAGAGAAATTTCTGGCCGCCTGCATCAAGTGTGGGCAATGCGTTCAGGTCTGTCCTGTGGAAGCCATCAAACTGGCGGACATGACGGATGGTCTTGGTGTCGGTGTTCCGCATATCGATCCCCGCGAACAGGCTTGTGACTTCTCCTGCGACGGCCTGCAATGTGTGCTGGCCTGCCCGACAGGGGCTCTTATCCATGAGATTTCCTTCGAATCGGAAGTGGATATGGGGGTTGCCCGGGTTGTGAATCCCGCCAAGTGCCTCGCGGTGCAGGGCAAGGGTTTCAAGGGTCTGGCCAGGGGCGCGGATTTCAAGGGGAAATTGCGTTACGCGGAGATCGATCGCTGGAATCCCATCGACCTTGCGGATCACCCGTATGATCTGGAGCTTTGCGATTTGTGCGTGCGGCAGTGTCCCATCGAACTCAATATCGCCAAATGCGCCGCAGAAGATGCAGAGAAAAAACAGGGCAAGGTGGATCTGGTGGCGGTGCGGCAAAAGAACGAATGCGCGCCCAAACATGCCATCGAATTGCAGAATATAAACGGCGTGATGACGCCGGTGATCCTGGACGGCTGCGTAGGTTGCGGGGTCTGTGAAATGGTATGCCCGGTAGAACCGGCAGTCATCGTCATGGACAGCAGCGAGA
This sequence is a window from Thiolapillus brandeum. Protein-coding genes within it:
- a CDS encoding c-type cytochrome; this encodes MYRIVLLWLSVLAVSQATGEERVIPDFDPDIGEEIMEICAGCHGVYAQGTPDGEYPRLAGLNPAYLEHEIKLFKTRKRINIPMIPYANDRELPPDDVKNITAYVASIRLPRHMSKLDKTKEFDPLARLEESKKVTNIPHYPGDPEAGGKLYRQECASCHGRKGEGKWKKQVPMLTGQHSNYLLRQVEKIRKGKRFHDSEDDAELFRSYTNEEIANILAWLSYQDD
- the mobB gene encoding molybdopterin-guanine dinucleotide biosynthesis protein B, with product MTSDFPIPVLGFAAFSGSGKTSLLERLIPRLRQQGLRLALIKHSHHDFEMDKPGKDSDRLRRAGAGQILLASKYRTAWIREGDGATEPDLGELLSRLDIRGLDLVLVEGFRDEPIAKMEIHRPTLGKPLLCREDSRIIALACDEPPGQEVAVPVLALNDPDSIARFVLSWLVDSQRE
- the menC gene encoding o-succinylbenzoate synthase — protein: MNIPIHHQHYALPLIADWPGRRQGQLPIRHGWILQAGRGPLRGLGDCAPLAGSGTESAQETQAILEQWTRKKFPDPDSLLNEAARCRANFPAASHALECAALDILAQEIGKPLRFLLSPGASNCIEANSISGTACLDELDTAVAQGFHIVKIKAGHRPMEEEILCLRQLSSRLQPGMRLRLDANGAWDYDTARRFINGLEGLPIESLEEPLQTGSLEALSRLQEQTPVPLALDESLGHLHFQEVLDSNIRRLVLKPTVLGGIRSGFKMAERARVVGKQCVVTTTLESAIGVHAACQLAAAVDSLNPGLAHGLATSSWLQKDVASPPVIEAGCLHLSSIPGLGIHERISLPVQGSLP
- a CDS encoding class I adenylate-forming enzyme family protein — its product is MIPPEAGFRLIHQSQCYTAEDFSRLQEPLRHCLQALGLKPGMTLVCRFRDRFLYAQLLFLLPRMGCLFLPLDPDLPSAISGKLLNAAGEHILLQDGAALRNPDHKCHGSVAEQPLESGAPCLLLATSGTTGRPRLVELTGDALQHSARAACDFLQLEQGDRWLACLPLHHIGGLSVLLRCAWRGATAVLADGFSPRHVLQQLYEYRITHVSLVPTMLYRLLEQKTRPPDSLRVVLLGGASSSQSLVDEAMQKDWPVCPSYGLTEAASQVATVYPPKPGWQEGEAGMPLPHMELEVQEQTGAIRIRGPSVACCYRQETGARFPLLDADDWLDTGDVGWLDDASGLHVVGRRDDMLISGGENIHPAIVEGVFSECPGVGQVAVTALNDACWGDALVLLYQGTALPETVKRWARERLRAGFLPRYMLPVDELPRNALGKLLRSELKQIARERLQSVKA
- a CDS encoding c-type cytochrome; the protein is MNKRLMASMLTITAAMLASGSAFSNEWMSKGGERDETLKLKPNHEDGIEVFEVCAACHLTEGWGTKDGTFPQIAGQHQTVLVKQLTDIREGHRDNPTMYPFAKPESIGGPQAMEDVTYYISTLKMNPDNGKGEWAEGTPEYEHGKQLFKDNCVKCHGDKGQGNAKKFYPRIQGQHYKYMVRQFEWIRDGKRRNANPDMVKQIKEFSNEDMKHVINYVSRIPVPKEDLAPSKDYVNPDYD
- the nosD gene encoding nitrous oxide reductase family maturation protein NosD; translated protein: MRLRIWGLLFLLLPAVGTAGYPSLQALVDKTPKGGTLVLEPGTYAGRVLITKPLVIDGRNKATVDAGGKGSVIVIKSDGVTLKNLHLTNSGESTNDLDSGVQVRGNFNVIKNNIIDNVLFGVDLQQSRNNIVKRNHIRSKDEFSLGQKGDSVRLWYSFENKVLDNVTDHVRDMVVWYSANNVISGNHTTNSRYSLHFMYSRYNLVENNDYVNNAVGIFLMYSDSVVVRNNHIAHAAGPTGIGIGFKETSDLTIEGNKILYCASGLYIDVSPFQPDTTNRFNDNLIAYNGIGIRFLNDWHSNIFRDNRFVDNLTQIVVSGGGSANHNDWKGNYWSDYEGFDQNGDGVGDTPYELYAYADRLWQNEPYAQFFKGSPLLEVLDFLERLAPFSKPRLLVRDKKPYLSLLAMNDRPVPSKSAAKAAPTAEQDPADLSKALDALRKSLEN
- a CDS encoding 4Fe-4S dicluster domain-containing protein, whose protein sequence is MSKKPQKRLTPKQKERRKFLRSIALTVGVSSVALLGMVPVLGKWVQRLRPPGALREEKFLAACIKCGQCVQVCPVEAIKLADMTDGLGVGVPHIDPREQACDFSCDGLQCVLACPTGALIHEISFESEVDMGVARVVNPAKCLAVQGKGFKGLARGADFKGKLRYAEIDRWNPIDLADHPYDLELCDLCVRQCPIELNIAKCAAEDAEKKQGKVDLVAVRQKNECAPKHAIELQNINGVMTPVILDGCVGCGVCEMVCPVEPAVIVMDSSESRANSKGMRTL
- a CDS encoding acyl-CoA thioesterase — translated: MSAYRYLFRVPFHEVDAAGLMFHAHLFSHAHDAYSALMRELGQDLKGLLQEGVCLVPLVHAEADFHLPMELDDEIEIRIHALPPGNSSMGFHYRFLKKEQLCASATTRHVFIDRKRHGSLPLPPGLREKLQALTD
- a CDS encoding c-type cytochrome, yielding MKKQFIVAVTVSAVLGISAFASNASAASGKRLFMTCTACHGKDGKSPIMPAYPKIAGQNKEYVLQQVKDIMSGKRANGQSMAMKGVLVTPTGEPRFSDEDLNVLADYVSKLAP
- the nosZ gene encoding Sec-dependent nitrous-oxide reductase, whose amino-acid sequence is MKIRKPMLASLIALTVGLTAGGQAWSQDTLKDVMKKRGLTEKDILAAAKTYTPTGGRDEYLAFSSGGQSGQVIVYGVPSMRILKYIGVFTPEPWQGYGFDDESKEVLAQGRIEGKDIVYGDTHHPAFSETKGDYNGKYLFINDKANPRIAVIDLKDFETKQIVVNPLFRSEHGGAFVTPNTEYVMEATQYAHPYKGSGFVPLSDFNEKYRGGLTYWKFNMEKGKIEPENSFTFELPPYSQDLSDAGKGPTYGWGFTNSFCSERYVGGIEKGRPPFEAGCSSKDTDFMHLTNWKKASELVKAGKIGKKVNGMTLISMKEAVANNLLYLIPEPKSPHGVDVVPTGDKIVVSGKLDSHTWVYDWKKIQKVMKNKKFEGKDPYGIPIIALKDALDKSVAVGLGPLHTQFDSKKCVAYTSIYVDSMITKWDYCKGKVLDQLPIHYNVGHLVAMEGDSVSPDGKYLIALNKLAIDRFNPVGPLHPQNHQLIDISGDKMQLLYDMPVPLGEPHYVVAIKADKLKPEIRYRSGWNSRKDERSPWKTRAGREKIERTCDANGKCTVNVYGTAIRSHLTPEIIEVTEGDTVSIHVTNLERAEDEVHGYAMYGHNVQLSIEPGKTASTTFVADKAGVYPYYCTEFCSALHLEMQGYLLVQPKGYKAKSGGLKAGTNYTEADYKKQVKTNIDTQAVINQVVGFITSHNYKDFPTVVALVEDATDQLGFAKEAKAKAEAAAAKKDWNNAMLWANQWWQYQVKTADLGLRAKTYLEEHGAKKVK